aaagaaaactcaaaataacaaaaagttgtttttaatgtttttattcaaaacaaactctaaactcaaaacatatttttttatttatttattcatattttattattgtaatgaaaaaaatattacaaaattcattaactttaaaatgtatataattttttaataatatattaatattaaatatttttaatttattgaataattaaatttattgaataaaatattattaaaaaattatttttaaaattttaaagagaacgtattttctaattttttgttttgagaaatagtttttcaaaatgatgagaatgagttttcaattttttaaaaatagattactaaaataaaaatttaaaaataaatttaaaactcaaaattaaaaattaaaaaataaagaaaaagcaGCTTTATTTTTTGGCTTTCATATATTTTCCTGAATATTAGAATTTAGAACATTAGGTGGGTGGATCTATCTAATTGGAAGGAGGCAGGAGTAATTTGTCACCATAATTATTAGGCTGTAGTTGGCTTCTCAATAATTTATCAAAGAACGCGTTGGGACCATTGGGTTAAACATTTGGTCCCTATCATGCTTTGAGATCTTTTTCATGTGATGATAATTCTTTGGAAATGTGGTACTCCAACACGCACATTCTTTTGGTAAAGTTGCAATTCTGGGCGGGGTGTGACATTTCAACAACCCAACAAGCCCTTCTGTAGGGCAAGTTTTAATATAGACAGTACTTCAACTTCAATATACaacttttatataaatattgctACAAAAATAATACGACAGTAATATTCttacaattttataaatttataattcataatGAAGAAGTTAGTTGGTTCTGTTACcatttaaattttcaactatgAAAACGATCAATATTGGAGGAACTTAAGGATTTGTGATAAGGTTGTGTCATTGGGGTGCCAAAGATGTGACAGGAATGGTGTGATAGTAGAAGCAAGGACTAATATATGTAGAATGTGAGGATGGGCTTTAGAGTAAGGGACTTACAAAGTGGCCAGCTCCAAGAATCCAATAGAAGTGCAAGTTTTTGTATGATTTTGTGAACCCCTTTGTCACCTTATCACCCCCACAGAAGATTGGAGTTCTGTCCATGCCCAAGAAGGTTTCGAGACCTTCCCACCTTCAATCCATGGAAAAATAAGCCATGTAAATACACAAATCATAAAAGAAATTCCTTttaccagagagagagagagagagagagagagagagagagactttagCTTATCGAGCCATGCTTCAGTCCCCTTGGTTGCACAAATGACATCAAGCTACAATAATGAAAGAAAGCATTATCGTGCCAACGAGAAGAGTACGGAAATATATCCCACAACATTAGAGACATGATCTAAATAAATGCTGAATTATTGATTTAAGACCAAAATGAAGCCTTACTTGTCCATTGTATATGGTCACATTGACTCCTTTATTCAATAACTTATCCACCTGCAAAATCAATAAACAACGATCAGTCCATCATATATTAATTTCATGTTCCATGCCCAACAcccaaaaccaagaaaaaaaggaaaatcagTCAGTCTGCTGATCTTTTTGATTGATTACTTTCGAGCAAGAAGTAATTATATGCGGAATTTGTTACCTCACCGATCCTTGGCCTCATAAAATCACCAGCAAGTGATGAGAAAACAAGATCTGATTGGCCTCCCCATCTACAATCATCAAACCAATTCTTTCTTTCAGATTAGAACTACTTTTCAATTACTATTTTCTGTtcacaaacaaaagaaaactcACTGAACATCATCTGGGAttatctttaatttctttttaatgggACCATTCATCAGGCTACCgagatcaccaccaccaccaggAGAAGGCCTCAATGAATCAAGATATCTCGCGTATCGCCTCAAAGCAATCCCCCTCGACAGCTCTGCTGCTGTTAGTGACACGGGATCCATCCCTGAATCCAGTAGAAAATTGTAGAAATCCTGCAAATTCAGTTCCCCCAAGAGAAAATTAGATCAAGCCCTTTTGAGACTATGTTCTAAGGAAACAGATATGAGGAAAATACATACAACAGAATTACTGCTGGCACTGATCACGCTCTCAAGTTCACTCCAAGAATCGGTTGCATCCTCAAATTGGCCGTTGTcgatttgtttctttatttgcAGAGCTAAACTGTTCTCTGAAATGTGCTTGTTAGGAATCTGAAATCTTCCAACTTTAGATCACAAACACATTGTAGTTTCCAGTTGATTTTTAGAAATTAGACCTGTTTGATTTGTGTAAGCCATTGGTGTCAAGTCTTGAGACATCTTTTAGAAGAGGGCCCCATGAAAACTACATTTGTTCATCAAAATAGATAGTAACATCAAAATTACaggagaaaaatttaaaaaaaaaaaaaaggcaagtgATAATTTAGTTGAAGCAGGTTCAACACATTACTACTTACCACAAAATCTTCTGGTGAGATCCAGCTATCTCCCAATGCAACTCCTGCATTTGAGAAGAATCAAAGAAAACCCATCTGAATTTTCTGATAGAATTCGAAGAATTTGATCTTTTCATTGGATAAAATAGATTGATGAATGGTTACCTCCAAGTTTAAGCTTCAATTTCCCAGCTTCGATAGCCTCTAGAGCAGATAATCCAAGAGTAACAGCAAATTTTCCCCCATAAGATTCTGCCACAATGAACAGAGGGCTCTTTTGGAGAGTCTGATTCCTGTTGAAAACCTCTATCAACAATGTCGTCAAATCAATTGCAGCCTCTACGTCAGTTTTCACAAGCAGTTTTGTGTCCTCCACAAAGCTGTACCCAGTCCCTACTGGATTATCCTAAAATTAAACCAAGAGTTTGGATTTAAGAACAAtaattaagggaaaaaaaacaaccaaaattctagaaattactTACAACAAACAAGAGATC
This genomic stretch from Diospyros lotus cultivar Yz01 chromosome 1, ASM1463336v1, whole genome shotgun sequence harbors:
- the LOC127802721 gene encoding serine carboxypeptidase-like 51, which produces MEKSHVVFLVSLLFFAPFFHGRSAMAATSQDGSEHWGYVEVRPKAHMFWWYYRSPYRVEDPNQSWPIILWLQGGPGASGVGIGNFEEVGPLDTGLKPRNSTWLTKADLLFVDNPVGTGYSFVEDTKLLVKTDVEAAIDLTTLLIEVFNRNQTLQKSPLFIVAESYGGKFAVTLGLSALEAIEAGKLKLKLGGVALGDSWISPEDFVFSWGPLLKDVSRLDTNGLHKSNSLALQIKKQIDNGQFEDATDSWSELESVISASSNSVDFYNFLLDSGMDPVSLTAAELSRGIALRRYARYLDSLRPSPGGGGDLGSLMNGPIKKKLKIIPDDVQWGGQSDLVFSSLAGDFMRPRIGEVDKLLNKGVNVTIYNGQLDVICATKGTEAWLDKLKWEGLETFLGMDRTPIFCGGDKVTKGFTKSYKNLHFYWILGAGHFVPVDQPCVALSMVAAITQSPIGSKKTK